A segment of the bacterium genome:
CCCTACTCGAAGGGCGGCAAGATCGGCCTCTTCGGCGGCGCCGGCGTGGGCAAGACCGTCGTCATCATGGAGCTCATCCACAACATCGCCATCGAGCACGGCGGCTACTCCGTGTTCGGCGGCGTCGGCGAGCGCACCCGCGAGGGGAACGACCTCTGGCTCGAGATGAAGGAGTCGAAGGTCCTCGAGAAGGCGTGCCTGGTGTACGGCCAGATGAACGAGCCGCCGGGCGCCCGCGCACGCGTCGGGCTTTCCGCCTTGACCGCCGCGGAATATTTCCGCGACGAGGAGGGGCAGGACGTCCTCCTGTTCATCGACAACATCTTCCGGTTCACCCAGGCGGGCTCCGAGGTTTCGGCCCTCCTGGGCCGCATCCCCTCGGCGGTCGGCTACCAGCCGACGCTGTCCACCGAGATGGGGAACCTGCAGGAACGGATCACCTCCACGAAGAAGGGCTCGATCACCTCGGTCCAGGCGATCTACGTCCCCGCCGACGACTTGACCGACCCGGCGCCGGCGACCGCCTTCTCGCACCTGGACGCCACCACGGTCCTTTCCCGCCAGATCGCCGAGCTCGGGATCTACCCCGCGGTCGATCCGCTCGACTCGACCTCGCGGATCCTCTCTCCCCTGGTCCTCGGGGAGGATCACTACGCGGTCGCCCGCTCGGTGCAGAAGGTCCTCCAGAAGTACAAGGACCTGCAGGACATCATCGCGATCCTCGGGATGGACGAGCTCTCCGAGGACGACAAGGTCCTGGTCGCCCGTGCGCGGAAGATCCAGCGGTTCCTGTCGCAGCCGTTCTTCGTCGCCGAGCAGTTCACCGGCATCCCGGGCAAGTACGTGCGCCTCGAGGAGACGGTCCGGTCGTTCAAGGAGATCGTGGACGGCAAGCATGACGAGCTGCCGGAGCAGGCCTTCTACATGGTCGGCACCATCGAGGAAGCGATCGAGAAGGGCAAGAAACTGCTGGCGACGGTGTAACGGGAGAACGGCGATGGCATCGACGATCCGCCTGGAACTGGTCACCCCGGAACGCCTCGTCTCCTCGGAAGATGTGGACGAGGTCATCCTCCCCGGCTACGAGGGCGAGTTCGGGGTGCTCCCGGAGCATACCCAGTTACTGGCGATCCTGAACATCGGGATCATGCGGTACCGGAAGGCGGGCGCGATGAACACGATCGCGCTGGGCGGCGGGTTCGCCGAGGTGACTCCCGAGCGGGTCGTGGTCATGGCCGACACGGCGGAGCGTGCCGACGAGATCGACGTCGAGCGCGCGCAGCGCGCCAGGGACCGCGCCGAGGCCCGACTGAAAGAGCTGTCGCTGGACGACGAGACGTACGCGAAGGCATACGCGGAACTGCAGCGAGCGCTGGTACGGATGGCGGCGGGCGGCGGGGAATAATCCTCCCGGTACTCTAGCGCAACACCGCCTTCACCTTCGGTTTTCCCCCCTCGATGCTTACGAGGAACTGCACCTTTTTCCCCCCGGCGGACGCCGAGATCTCCAGCGCCCGGGCGTAGAGCGTCTCCCGGAGCGACGGGATGTCCGACGGGCCGCAGGCCAGCCCGCACGAACGCCGTGCCTCCATCAGCGCTTCCGCCGCCTGGTCGATATGCTCCCGTTCCACCGGTTCCTTCCGTTCCTCGGCCACCCTCCGCACGATCCCCCCGGAGTCGCGGCGCATCCGTCCTTCCTCGAGGTCCCGAACGGTGCGCGTCCAGAGGTTGGCGAGAGTCCAGT
Coding sequences within it:
- the atpD gene encoding F0F1 ATP synthase subunit beta, yielding PYSKGGKIGLFGGAGVGKTVVIMELIHNIAIEHGGYSVFGGVGERTREGNDLWLEMKESKVLEKACLVYGQMNEPPGARARVGLSALTAAEYFRDEEGQDVLLFIDNIFRFTQAGSEVSALLGRIPSAVGYQPTLSTEMGNLQERITSTKKGSITSVQAIYVPADDLTDPAPATAFSHLDATTVLSRQIAELGIYPAVDPLDSTSRILSPLVLGEDHYAVARSVQKVLQKYKDLQDIIAILGMDELSEDDKVLVARARKIQRFLSQPFFVAEQFTGIPGKYVRLEETVRSFKEIVDGKHDELPEQAFYMVGTIEEAIEKGKKLLATV
- a CDS encoding F0F1 ATP synthase subunit epsilon; this encodes MASTIRLELVTPERLVSSEDVDEVILPGYEGEFGVLPEHTQLLAILNIGIMRYRKAGAMNTIALGGGFAEVTPERVVVMADTAERADEIDVERAQRARDRAEARLKELSLDDETYAKAYAELQRALVRMAAGGGE
- a CDS encoding MXAN_5187 C-terminal domain-containing protein, with the translated sequence MAEEPKEMLDRLERDLATLKHEYGLFFNGKRRGEPMKERKELEVKLQVESRRTIVGNADKLRFNNLAGRYWTLANLWTRTVRDLEEGRMRRDSGGIVRRVAEERKEPVEREHIDQAAEALMEARRSCGLACGPSDIPSLRETLYARALEISASAGGKKVQFLVSIEGGKPKVKAVLR